In Lysobacterales bacterium, the sequence GACGGCCCAATGTCGGCAAGTCGACCCTGGTCAATCGCCTGCTCGGCGAGGAACGCGTGATCGCCAGCGAAGTGCCGGGCACCACGCGCGACGCGATCGAAGTGCCGCTGACCCGCGATGGTCGCGACTATGTGCTGATCGACACGGCCGGCGTACGGCGCAAGGGCCGTGTCGAAGAGGCGATCGAGAAGTTCAGCGTGATCAAGACCCTGCAGGCGCTGGAACGGGCGCACGTGGCGGTGCTGATGATCGACGCCGCCGAGGGCGTGACCGACCAGGATGCGTCGGTGCTTGGTTATGCACTCGACGCCGGGCGCGCGCTGGTGGTTTGCGTCAACAAGTGGGACGGACTCGGTGCCTACCAGCGCGAGCGCTGCGAGAGCGAACTGGTGCGCCGTCTCGACTTCGTGGCATGGGCCGAACGCGTCGTCATTTCGGCCAAGCACGGCACCGGCATGCGCGAGCTGATGGCGGCGGTGGATCGCGCCTATGCCTCCTCGATCATCGATCTGGGCGCGAGCGAGGTGACCCGTGCCATCGAAATCGCGGTCGAGGCCTTCCAGCCGCCAATGGTGTCCGGCAAGGTCGCCAAGATCCGCTATTCGCACATGGGCGGGCGCAACCCGCCGCGCATCGTGCTGCATGGCTCGCGTCTCGACTCGCTGCCGGCGAGCTACATCCGCTATCTCGAGAACTTCATGCGTCGCCGCTACAAGCTGGTCGGCACGCCGGTGGTGATCGAAACCCGCGGCAGCGCCAATCCCTTTGCCGGCAAGCGCAACGAACTTACCGAGAAGCAGGTTCAGAGCCGACGGCGCCTGATGCGCCACGTCAAGAAGCGTTGATCCGTCGCGGCGGTGGCATACTGGCAAGCGGCAACGGGAAACAGACGCATGACCGAGTCCGAACAAGTCACGGGTGGCATCCTTGCCGGTGGTCGCGGGCAGCGCATGGGCGGGTTGGACAAGGGCCTGATGCTGCACGACGGGCGGGAACTGGTGGCGCACATGATCGAGCGACTGCGGCCGCAGGTGGCCGGCATCGTGCTCAGCGCCAACCGCAACCTCGATCGCTACCGCGCCTTTGGCTACCCGGTGCACGCCGACGACCATGTTGATTTTTCCGGGCCGCTGGCCGGTATCGCGCGGCTGCTGCAGGCGTGCCCGACCGAGTTCCTGATGACCGTGCCCTGCGATACGCCGGCGTTTCCGCAGCACTTGGCGGAGCTGCTGCTGGCGCGCCAGCATGAGACCGGTGCTGATGTCGTGGTCGTGCATGATGGCGAGCAGCGGCAGTTCCTGTTCGCGCTGTATCGCCGCGATCTCGCGGCTTCGGCACGCGATGCGCTGGGCGCAGGAGAACGCGCGGTGTGGCGCTGGCAGGAGGATCTGAATCTGGCCGAAGCGCACGTCGACGGTGGCCCCGCGGCCTTCGCCAACCTGAATACCCGCGCCGATCTCTGAGCAATGGCCGTGGCTGATTTCGATTTCGCGTCGAGCCCGCTGCCATCGTGTGTGCGCATGCGCCTGCCGCGACGCCCCGCGCCGCATCGGGACAGACCGTTCCCGGCATGAACGCGATCCTGCCAGCGCCGGAGATCGACGCCGCCGCGGCACTCGCGGCATACGCGCGCGGCGAGTGTTTTCTGGACGTGCGCGAAGCCGACGAGATCGCCAGTGGCCTATGCCCGGGGGCGACCTGGCTCGCAATGTCGGGCGGGTTCGAGGCCATCCACGAATGGAGCCGCGGTGTGACCGGCTCCGTCCACGTGCTGTGCGCGGCCGGCGTACGCTCGTTGCACGTGGCGCAGGCGCTGCGCGCGACCGGTGTCGCCGCCTGTTCGGTGCGAGGGGGTATGGACGCGTGGCGCGCACTCGGCGGACCGGTGTCCGTGCCGACGCAGGCGTCCGCCGATGATCGCTATGCGCGCCATTTGCGCCTGCCCGAGGTCGGCGCGGCCGGTCAGCAGCGCTTGCAGGCGTCGCGCGTGGCCGTGGTCGGTGCGGGCGGCTTGGGCTCTCCGGCGGCGTTCTATCTGGCCGCGGCCGGGGTTGGCGACATCCGCCTGATCGATGACGATGTGGTGGAACGCAGCAATCTGCAGCGACAGATCCTGCATCGCGACGATCGCATCGGCCAGCGCAAGGTGGATTCGGCTGCGGCAACGCTGGCGGCGCTGAATCCGGAAGTGCGCATCGAAGCGATCGCCGCACGTCTGCGCCACGACAATGCCGCTGAATTGCTCGACGGTTGTGACGTGGTGATCGATGGCGCCGACAATTTCCCGACGCGACAACTGATCAACGCCACCTGCCTGCAGTTGCGCCTGCCGTGGGTGTACGGCGCCGTGCATCGCTTCGAGGGCCAGGTGAGCGTGTTCGACGCGCGCGGCGGACGCGGCAACGCGCCTTGCTATCGCTGCCTGTTTCCGGAGGCGCCCGGGCCTGGCGAAGCGCCGAATTGCGCCGAGGCCGGCGTGCTCGGGGTGTTGCCCGGCATCATCGGCACGCTGCAGGCGAACGAAGCCATCAAGTTGCTCCTCGGCCTTGGCGAACCGCTGCGCGGACGCTTGCTGCTGTTCGATGCACTGGCCATGCGGTTTCGCGAGTTGCGCTACGCGGTCGACCCTGCATGCCCGGGTTGCAGCAGCGTTGCCGACGCCGCGCCGCTGGCCGACGCGCTGGTCTGCACGCTGCGCTGAATCGTTGCGGCGCTACCATCGCGCGGTCGACAACGGAGCCTGCTCATGTGTGGACGCTTCACGCGCGAATACAGCTGGCAGCAGGTACATGCGTTCTCGGCGGCGTTCTCGCTGTGGTACCCGCCGGTGCAACCCGCACCCGCCTACAACATCGCGCCGACGCAATCGACCTGGGCGATCGTGCGCGACGACGACAACGCCGAAGTGTTGCGCGAGTTGCGCTGGGGGCTGATTCCGGCGTGGTCGAAGGACCTGAAGATCGCCTGGTCGACGATCAACGCACGCATCGAAACCGTGGCCAGCAAGCCCGCGTTCCGCAGTGCCTGGAAGCAGCGACGTTGCCTGATTCCGGCCAGCGGTTACTACGAGTGGCCGGGCGAGGGTGCGCACAAGCGGCCCTACTACATCCACCCGATGCAGGAGCCGTTGCTGATGTTCGGCGCGATCTGGGAACGCTGGTCACCAGCCGATGGGCCGCCGCTGCAGAGTTTCAGCATCGTCACCCTGCCGGCCGCCGGCAACATCGAAGGACTGCATGACCGCATGCCGCTGATGCTGCCACCCGAACTGCTCGCTGACTGGATCCGCGGCACCCCCGCGCAGGCCGCCGAGATCGCCCACGCCGCACCGATCCCGTCGCTGGCGTTCCATCCGGTGCGACCCGCCGTCGGCAACGTCCGCAACCAGGGTCGCGAGTTGATCGAGCGCGTGTGATGCCGCGGCGCCATCGCGTCGGGGCGCATCGCGCGGCGCCGTGACATCGGTGCGCACCGCGTTGCGGTGCACACCCTACGGCCATCGCGCGGGTTGTGCGTAGGGTGTGCCGAGCGCAGCGAGGCGCACCGCACGGTCGCGGCGCCGTTGCATCGGTGCGCACCGCACGGCTTGCATCGGTGCGCACCGCGTTGCGGTGCACACCCTTCGGGCCGCGAGGGTCAGAGTGCGGCAGCGCGGCGCGTGCCATGGTCGATTGCGCGCTCGGCTTCCCATCCCTTGCAGGCCAGCGCCACAACGCGGGGCACGGGTCGCGCGCCGGTACCGTACGCACTGATCGTGCGTGGCGTCATGTTCAAGGCAGCAGCGGCGGCGGATAGGGTCAGGCCGTTGCGTGCGCGCCAGCGGGCGAATTCCCGCGTGTTCTGGTCGGGTGCGTTTTGCGCAATCGCATCAAGCCAGAGCGTGTCGGCCCCGACCTGGATATCCAACTCCGGCCATTCCGCCGACCATCCGGCGCCCTCGCCCAAGCACGCCTTAGCGAAGGCTCGCTCATCACGCAGCGGCGCGAGACCGGGGGATTCGGCAAGCAGCGGGGTGAAGTCCACCGTGTACACCGTCCCGTCGATGAAAGTCATCTTGAGTCGATGCCGGACCAGAGCCTTCACGGCCTTGAATCGGGGGCGTTTCATGGATGCCATTTCTTCCACTCCTTCAGCAGGTCGTCGCGGTGCAGTCGGACCCACTCCAATGCCTCGGCCAGCACCGCGGTCGGAGCACCGCCGTCCGAGCGCAGCGTGGCCAGTTCGATGAGCACATCCACGCCACCGCCGGTCAAGTGCACGTGCGGCGGCAAGTGGTCGCGTTCGCGCAGTTCGATCCGGAACTGTCGACGGATGCGGTGTTTCGTCGTCATGTGCGCATGGTAAGGAAACCGTTTCCATACGGCAACAGCCATCCAGCCGCTGCGTGCGGCAACCACACGCGCTTGCGTAGGGTGTGCCGAGCGCAGCGAGGCGCACCGCACCCAACCACACGGCTGCGGCGCCATTGCATCGGTGCGCACCGCACGATCGCGGGCCCGTTTCACCCATTGGGTCAAAGCACCGCCGCGAGCCGCGTGCCCTGGTCGATGGCGCGCTTGGCGTCGAGTTCGCCGGCGGCGTCGGCGCCGCCGATGAGGTGGGCGGTCTTGCCGAGGGCGGTGAGGGCGGCGTGCAGCTCGCGGTTTGGTTCCTGGCCGGCGCAGAGCACGATGTGGTCGACTTCGAGCAGGCGCGGGTTGCTGCCGATGGTCAGGTGCAGGCCGCGTTCGTCGATGCGGTCGTAGTGCACGCCGCCGATCATCTCGACGCGCTTCATTTTCAGCGTGGCACGGTGCACCCAGCCCGTGGTCTTGTTCAGGCGCTTGCCGGGGGCGCCGTCCGAACGTTGCAGCAGGAACACCTGACGCTCCGGTGGCTGCGGTTGCGGCTTGAGGCCGTCGATGCCGCCGCGGCGGGTGAAGCTGTCGTCGACGCCCCATTCGCGGCGCCACAGCTTCTCGTCGAGGGAAGGCGAGTGGCCGGCATCGACCAGGAACTCGGCAACGTCGAAGCCGATGCCACCGGCACCGATGATGGCGACGCGCTTGCCGACCCCGACCTTGCCCGCGAGCACGTCGAGGTAACTCAGCACCTTGGGCGAGTCGATGCCGTCGATGCGTACTGCGCGCGGCGTGATCCCGGTCGCAAGGATGATCTCGTCGTAGCCGCCATCCGCGAGTTGCTGCGCGGTCACGCGCGTGCCGAGTTGCAGAACAACTCCGGTGGCGTCGATGCGATTGCGGAAGTAGCGCAAGGTCTCGTGGAACTCCTCCTTGCCCGGAATGCGCTTGGCCAGGTTGAACTGGCCGCCGATTTCGCTCGCGGCGTCGAACAGGGTGACGCGATGTCCGCGCTCGGCCAGCGTGGTCGAGGCCGCGAGTCCGGCTGGACCGGCGCCGACCACGGCGATGCGCTTGGTTGTAGTGGCAGGCCGGATCAGCAACTCGGTCTCATGTCCCGCGCGCGGATTGACCAGGCAACTGACCGGCTTGCCCTCGAACACATGGTCGAGGCAGGCCTGGTTGCAGGCGATGCAGGTGTTGATGTCCTGGGCGCGATTGGCGCTGGCCTTGTTCACCCAATCCGGATCGGCGAGCAGTGGCCGCGCCATCGAAACCATGTCACAGCTGCCCTCGGCAAGCAGCTTCTCGGCGACGTCGGGCATGTTGATGCGATTGGTCGCGACTAGCGGCAGCGCCACGTGCTTCTTCAGCTCGCGCGTGGCGAAGGCGAAGCCGGCGCGCGGCACCGAGGTGACGATGGTCGGGATGCGCGCCTCGTGCCAGCCGATGCCGCTGTTGATGATGCTGGCGCCGGCGGCTTCCACCGCTTTCGCCAGCATGGTGATCTCCTCCCAGCTCTGGCCGCGTTCGACCAGATCGAGCAGCGACAGGCGATAGATGATGATGAAGTCACGGCCGACCTGGGCGCGGATCGCCTTGAGGATTTCGAGCGGAAAGCGCATGCGGTTCGCGTAGGGTCCGCCCCAGTCGTCGGTGCGCTGGTTGGTGCGCTCGCACAGGAACTGGTTGATCAGATAGCCCTCGGAGCCCATCACTTCGACGCCGTCGTAGCCGGCTTCGCGCGCCAGCGCAGCGCAGTTCGCGAAGGCCTTGATCTGCGCCCAGACGCCGCGTTCCGACAACTCGCGCGGGGCGAAGGGCGAGATCGGCGACTTGATCTTCGACGGTGCCACCGCCAGCGGGTGATAGCCGTAGCGGCCGGTGTGCAGGATCTGCAGGCAGATGTGGCTCTGGTGCGCATGCACCGCGCGCGTCACCTTGCGATGGCGGTTCACTTCCCACGGCCAGCTGAGCTTGCCGGCGAAGGGCGCCACCCAGCCGGCGATGTTCGGCGCGATGCCGCCGGTGACGATCAGCCCGGTGCCACCGCGAGCGCGTTCGCCGAAGTAGGCGGCGAGCTTGTCGTAGTCGCGTGCGCGGTCCTCCATGCCGGTGTGCATCGAACCCATCAGTACGCGGTTGCGCAGCGTGACGTGGCCGAGGTCGAGCGGTTCGAGCAGATGCGGATAGGCGCTCACGTCGGGTTCCGGGTTGGCGGTCGAGGCGCCGAGGATGCGGTCCGAGTCATCGTGCAGTCAAATGAATGTCTAGAATTGTGGCGTGTGAAGCAGTTCACATTTGCTTGCGTGGTTGGGTCACATATTCTCCCGGCCTCCTCAAGGAAGAGACCCGCCATGCCCGACTCGATCCGGATCCTGAGCCTGGGCTTCGCCAGCAGCGAATTGCACATGATGCA encodes:
- a CDS encoding DUF4160 domain-containing protein is translated as MTTKHRIRRQFRIELRERDHLPPHVHLTGGGVDVLIELATLRSDGGAPTAVLAEALEWVRLHRDDLLKEWKKWHP
- the moeB gene encoding molybdopterin-synthase adenylyltransferase MoeB translates to MNAILPAPEIDAAAALAAYARGECFLDVREADEIASGLCPGATWLAMSGGFEAIHEWSRGVTGSVHVLCAAGVRSLHVAQALRATGVAACSVRGGMDAWRALGGPVSVPTQASADDRYARHLRLPEVGAAGQQRLQASRVAVVGAGGLGSPAAFYLAAAGVGDIRLIDDDVVERSNLQRQILHRDDRIGQRKVDSAAATLAALNPEVRIEAIAARLRHDNAAELLDGCDVVIDGADNFPTRQLINATCLQLRLPWVYGAVHRFEGQVSVFDARGGRGNAPCYRCLFPEAPGPGEAPNCAEAGVLGVLPGIIGTLQANEAIKLLLGLGEPLRGRLLLFDALAMRFRELRYAVDPACPGCSSVADAAPLADALVCTLR
- a CDS encoding SOS response-associated peptidase, whose product is MCGRFTREYSWQQVHAFSAAFSLWYPPVQPAPAYNIAPTQSTWAIVRDDDNAEVLRELRWGLIPAWSKDLKIAWSTINARIETVASKPAFRSAWKQRRCLIPASGYYEWPGEGAHKRPYYIHPMQEPLLMFGAIWERWSPADGPPLQSFSIVTLPAAGNIEGLHDRMPLMLPPELLADWIRGTPAQAAEIAHAAPIPSLAFHPVRPAVGNVRNQGRELIERV
- the der gene encoding ribosome biogenesis GTPase Der; translated protein: MLPAVALVGRPNVGKSTLFNALTNSRDALVADEPGVTRDRHYGICRSAPQPFVVVDTGGLTDERELIAELTVRQSLAAVDEAALAVFVVDAKDGMTAADQIILAQLRRYGRPILLAVNKTDGRDLQASVNEFSALGLAQVIPMAASHRRGVPELMQAIDDLLPEAADAEELPDAAGVRVAIIGRPNVGKSTLVNRLLGEERVIASEVPGTTRDAIEVPLTRDGRDYVLIDTAGVRRKGRVEEAIEKFSVIKTLQALERAHVAVLMIDAAEGVTDQDASVLGYALDAGRALVVCVNKWDGLGAYQRERCESELVRRLDFVAWAERVVISAKHGTGMRELMAAVDRAYASSIIDLGASEVTRAIEIAVEAFQPPMVSGKVAKIRYSHMGGRNPPRIVLHGSRLDSLPASYIRYLENFMRRRYKLVGTPVVIETRGSANPFAGKRNELTEKQVQSRRRLMRHVKKR
- the mobA gene encoding molybdenum cofactor guanylyltransferase; this encodes MTESEQVTGGILAGGRGQRMGGLDKGLMLHDGRELVAHMIERLRPQVAGIVLSANRNLDRYRAFGYPVHADDHVDFSGPLAGIARLLQACPTEFLMTVPCDTPAFPQHLAELLLARQHETGADVVVVHDGEQRQFLFALYRRDLAASARDALGAGERAVWRWQEDLNLAEAHVDGGPAAFANLNTRADL
- a CDS encoding DUF2442 domain-containing protein; this encodes MASMKRPRFKAVKALVRHRLKMTFIDGTVYTVDFTPLLAESPGLAPLRDERAFAKACLGEGAGWSAEWPELDIQVGADTLWLDAIAQNAPDQNTREFARWRARNGLTLSAAAAALNMTPRTISAYGTGARPVPRVVALACKGWEAERAIDHGTRRAAAL